A stretch of Bordetella genomosp. 13 DNA encodes these proteins:
- a CDS encoding lysine N(6)-hydroxylase/L-ornithine N(5)-oxygenase family protein, producing MAVDTRIHDVLGVGFGPSNLALAVALRETSTRPPLDFAFVERKPEFVWHGSMLLDDSCMQISFLKDLVMLRNPSSRYTFINYLHAKGRLMDFINLKTFFPSRHEFNDYLRWVADDFDMQVSYDADVLAIEPVLRRGVATHLRVRVRDGRGMEQERLARNVVVSVGGAPAVPEMFAALRRDPRVLHSSSYLEGMSRLAPPRRVAVVGAGQSAAEIFMDLQGRYPGARIDLVTRSHAIKPADDSPFVNEVFNPEFTDYLFQQPAIERRRLLQEYRNTNYAVVDLDLIERIYETLYQQKVRGQDRLRVLRLCEVREVSASSAGIALTLGHVSTGGQETVDYDLVVLATGYRRDLHSDLVAPLRPYMAAGAGEPLPVARDYRLLTTPDCEAGVYLQGCCEETHGLSDTLLSILPTRAQEIADALAARLPQPARPRAEARASAA from the coding sequence ATGGCTGTCGATACGCGTATCCACGACGTGCTGGGCGTCGGATTCGGTCCTTCCAACCTCGCGCTGGCGGTGGCGCTGCGCGAGACGTCCACGCGCCCGCCGCTGGACTTCGCGTTCGTCGAACGCAAACCCGAGTTCGTCTGGCATGGCAGCATGCTGCTGGACGACAGCTGCATGCAGATCTCGTTCCTGAAAGACCTGGTGATGCTGCGCAATCCGTCCAGCCGGTACACCTTCATCAATTATCTGCACGCCAAGGGCAGGCTGATGGACTTCATCAACCTGAAGACCTTCTTTCCCAGCCGCCACGAATTCAACGACTACCTGCGCTGGGTGGCCGACGACTTCGACATGCAGGTCAGCTACGACGCCGACGTGCTGGCCATCGAGCCGGTACTGCGGCGCGGCGTGGCGACGCACCTGCGCGTGCGGGTGCGCGACGGACGCGGCATGGAGCAGGAAAGGCTGGCGCGCAATGTGGTGGTGAGCGTGGGCGGCGCGCCCGCCGTGCCCGAGATGTTCGCGGCGCTGCGCCGCGATCCGCGCGTGCTGCATTCTTCGTCATACCTGGAAGGCATGTCGCGCCTGGCTCCGCCGCGCCGCGTGGCCGTGGTGGGCGCCGGGCAAAGCGCGGCGGAGATCTTCATGGACCTGCAGGGCCGCTATCCCGGTGCGCGCATAGACCTGGTGACGCGGTCGCACGCCATCAAGCCCGCCGACGACAGCCCATTCGTGAACGAGGTGTTCAACCCGGAGTTCACCGATTACCTGTTCCAGCAGCCGGCCATCGAGCGCCGGCGGTTGCTGCAGGAATACCGCAACACCAACTACGCGGTGGTGGACCTGGATCTGATCGAACGCATCTACGAGACCCTCTACCAACAGAAGGTGCGCGGGCAGGACCGCCTGCGGGTGCTGCGCCTGTGCGAGGTGCGCGAGGTGAGCGCCTCGTCCGCCGGCATCGCGCTGACGCTGGGCCACGTATCCACCGGCGGACAAGAGACCGTGGACTATGACCTGGTGGTGCTGGCCACAGGCTACCGGCGCGATCTGCACTCTGACCTGGTGGCGCCGCTGCGGCCCTACATGGCGGCGGGCGCCGGCGAGCCTTTGCCGGTGGCGCGCGACTACAGGCTGTTGACCACGCCCGATTGCGAGGCCGGCGTGTATCTGCAGGGCTGCTGCGAGGAGACCCACGGCCTGAGCGACACACTGCTGTCCATCCTGCCCACCCGCGCGCAGGAGATCGCCGATGCCCTGGCGGCCAGGCTGCCGCAGCCGGCGCGCCCGCGCGCCGAAGCCCGCGCGTCAGCGGCCTGA
- a CDS encoding GNAT family N-acetyltransferase, whose amino-acid sequence MMAKDQVDNPMMLALPQQGYVSVAAGGQWRTVWDDAGLHVQGPQGERQQWDYAAPGAQGAARLALRYDSAVGTPGSYQAALAALDTVFSHRLDARVLRVHAEGRLAATLARRLAQPAGQELDVHVDAFWQQADLWLLDREAARAYPYRPAMSGKGQRHPLRPPKPSGEVYARQIPWLGKVLSFRVATIDQDVERLNRWMNNPRVAQVWEEEGDLEFHRRYLQNLIDDPHMLPLIASADGKPFGYFEVYWAKENRLGPYYDAQDYDRGWHVLIGEDDIRGRAWVTAWLPSLMHYLFLDDSRTQRIVGEPRADHHQQINNLDRCGFAKVKEFDFPHKRAMLVMLLRERFFGDRLWVPQGGVSQS is encoded by the coding sequence ATGATGGCGAAAGACCAGGTGGACAATCCGATGATGCTGGCGCTGCCGCAACAGGGCTATGTGTCGGTGGCGGCGGGAGGGCAGTGGCGCACGGTGTGGGACGATGCGGGGCTGCACGTGCAGGGGCCGCAGGGCGAACGCCAGCAGTGGGACTATGCGGCGCCCGGCGCGCAGGGGGCCGCGCGGCTTGCCCTGCGTTATGACAGTGCGGTGGGCACACCGGGCTCGTACCAGGCCGCGCTGGCCGCTCTGGACACGGTGTTCTCGCACCGGCTGGATGCGCGCGTGCTGCGGGTTCACGCCGAGGGCAGGCTGGCCGCCACGCTGGCGCGGCGCCTCGCGCAGCCGGCGGGACAGGAACTGGACGTGCACGTCGATGCCTTCTGGCAGCAGGCGGACCTGTGGCTGCTGGACCGCGAGGCCGCGCGTGCGTATCCCTACCGTCCGGCGATGAGCGGGAAAGGCCAGCGCCATCCTTTGCGTCCGCCCAAGCCCTCGGGCGAGGTGTATGCGCGCCAGATCCCGTGGCTGGGCAAGGTGCTGAGCTTTCGCGTGGCCACCATCGACCAGGACGTGGAGCGCCTGAATCGCTGGATGAACAATCCGCGCGTCGCGCAGGTATGGGAAGAAGAGGGCGATCTCGAGTTCCACCGCCGCTATCTGCAGAACCTGATCGACGATCCGCACATGCTGCCCCTGATCGCCAGCGCCGATGGGAAACCCTTCGGTTACTTCGAGGTGTATTGGGCCAAGGAGAACCGCCTGGGCCCGTACTACGACGCGCAGGACTACGACCGCGGCTGGCACGTGCTCATCGGCGAGGACGACATACGCGGCCGGGCGTGGGTGACGGCCTGGCTGCCTTCCCTCATGCACTACCTGTTCCTGGACGACAGCCGCACGCAGCGCATCGTCGGCGAGCCTCGCGCCGATCATCACCAGCAGATCAACAACCTGGACCGCTGCGGCTTCGCCAAGGTCAAGGAATTCGATTTTCCGCACAAGCGCGCCATGCTTGTGATGTTGCTGCGCGAGCGCTTCTTCGGCGACCGCCTGTGGGTGCCGCAGGGCGGCGTTTCGCAATCTTGA
- a CDS encoding non-ribosomal peptide synthetase, producing MNEITREPALESLPLGPEQRALIQAGGAGEHVVVTLEFDGALQPDALRQALHAIAARHAVLTHAYAEVPGYLGVRAVPMEPAADLAWEVADLSQSADVNAAFEAMREREQRTPLALAQGRPWRAALCRLGDAQWRLLLSIAALAADRGSRAQLALELARWWRGLRADGADEPPLPYAQYVAWRHDLEQDGDAQAGRDYWQAWTQGANEAGPLRLPYRRAVDAGAPSAVASITAQASAQAADAVLARAGALYAPGEAEGRVPADEVVLQAAWWALLARISGESRYVGGWLHDCRRDYDMLAGAVGRYEKILPLNLAVDLEGGFDALAQGLSAQLDSHREAQEYWPVAEPPVSPRAGFGMLPADVGGSAAGSTWRMEEHGAEAPRFELVLLAGPVQAGAALPLVLHYDPRRLDAVAAARLLEQYRTLLAALADCGPASLASLPLVGPEETQALTAWNAASASVSADTVPRRLQGWAERTPGATALQWSGGALDYAALQARVDAWARCLIAHGVKRGDVVALDLPLSADLVVALLAVMRAGAAYLPLDPAWPPQRRELILEHARPVLRLRPAGASDGGTRSSSTLDFSLAEPAHDAATELPTVGTHDAAYVLYTSGSTGTPKGVVIEHGQLGNYVAASGSALGLSQCRRFGLVASVAADLGNTALFGALCHGAALVVAEPDAVRDPQAFARYVAGYAIDCLKIVPSHLSALLDEPPQGAAIPATLVLGGEATPAALVRALRRAAPRCRIFNHYGPTETTVGVLVHEVPPGPDPEAGAQLPLSRVLDGNTVLVLNAAGDLAATGELGELAIGGAQVCRGYLGVADDARFFQTPLAPGLRLYRSGDLARRLPQGGLVLAGRADHQVKIRGYRVEPAEIEAAVQSLPEVRQAAVRALPDGTGALRLVAYVAGPSDDSAASRLRAALQAILPSHMVPATIVTLPQLPRLPNGKLDPAALPDPDHHADAGLHTAPEGDVETVLAGLIAELLERDAVSVTGDLFEQGADSLMVIKLVARIRRSLQLEVQPGVVFDHPTVRSLAQALTAQEPSPGRLAQVAAARRRLDAMSPAERAALAERGRSAASSGQEAAA from the coding sequence ATGAATGAGATCACGCGGGAACCCGCGCTGGAGAGCCTGCCCCTGGGACCCGAGCAGCGCGCGCTGATCCAGGCGGGCGGCGCCGGCGAGCACGTGGTGGTGACCCTGGAGTTCGACGGCGCGCTGCAGCCGGACGCATTGCGACAGGCGTTGCACGCGATCGCGGCGCGCCATGCGGTGCTGACGCATGCCTATGCCGAGGTGCCGGGCTACCTCGGCGTGCGGGCCGTGCCTATGGAGCCCGCCGCCGATCTGGCATGGGAGGTGGCGGACCTGTCGCAGAGCGCGGATGTGAACGCCGCCTTCGAAGCGATGCGCGAGCGCGAGCAGCGCACGCCGCTGGCCCTCGCGCAGGGACGGCCGTGGCGCGCCGCGCTGTGCCGGCTGGGCGATGCGCAATGGCGGCTGCTGCTGTCCATCGCGGCACTGGCCGCCGACCGCGGCAGCCGCGCGCAATTGGCGTTGGAGCTGGCACGGTGGTGGCGGGGCCTGCGTGCCGATGGCGCAGACGAGCCGCCCTTGCCATACGCGCAGTATGTGGCGTGGCGTCACGACCTCGAGCAGGACGGGGACGCGCAGGCCGGCCGCGACTACTGGCAGGCCTGGACGCAGGGCGCGAACGAGGCCGGGCCGCTGCGCCTGCCGTATCGCCGGGCCGTAGACGCCGGCGCGCCGAGCGCCGTGGCGAGCATTACGGCGCAGGCGTCCGCCCAGGCCGCCGATGCCGTGCTGGCCCGCGCCGGCGCGCTTTATGCGCCGGGTGAAGCCGAAGGCCGCGTGCCGGCCGACGAGGTCGTGCTGCAGGCGGCGTGGTGGGCGCTGCTGGCCCGCATCTCGGGCGAATCGCGCTACGTGGGCGGGTGGCTGCATGATTGCCGCCGCGACTACGACATGTTGGCCGGCGCGGTGGGCCGCTACGAGAAGATCCTGCCGTTGAATCTGGCGGTGGACCTGGAGGGCGGCTTCGACGCTTTGGCGCAGGGCCTGTCCGCGCAGCTCGACTCGCATCGCGAGGCGCAGGAATACTGGCCGGTGGCCGAACCTCCGGTTTCGCCGCGCGCCGGCTTCGGCATGCTGCCGGCCGACGTGGGCGGCAGCGCAGCGGGCAGCACGTGGCGCATGGAAGAACATGGCGCCGAGGCGCCGCGGTTCGAACTGGTGCTGCTCGCCGGCCCCGTGCAGGCAGGAGCGGCGCTGCCGCTGGTGCTGCATTACGATCCCCGTCGTTTGGACGCGGTCGCCGCGGCGCGCCTGCTGGAGCAATACCGGACGCTGCTGGCTGCGCTTGCCGACTGCGGCCCGGCCAGTCTGGCCTCATTGCCGCTGGTCGGGCCGGAGGAGACGCAGGCGCTGACGGCCTGGAATGCGGCGTCGGCGAGCGTCTCGGCCGATACGGTGCCGCGCCGGTTGCAGGGCTGGGCCGAACGCACGCCCGGCGCCACCGCGCTGCAATGGTCGGGCGGCGCGCTGGATTACGCCGCGCTGCAGGCCCGCGTGGACGCCTGGGCGCGCTGCCTGATCGCTCATGGCGTGAAGCGCGGCGATGTCGTCGCGCTGGACCTGCCGCTGAGCGCGGACCTGGTCGTGGCGTTGCTGGCCGTCATGCGGGCCGGGGCGGCTTACCTGCCGCTGGACCCGGCATGGCCGCCCCAGCGGCGCGAACTCATCCTCGAGCACGCGCGCCCCGTGTTGCGGCTGCGGCCGGCCGGCGCCTCCGATGGCGGCACGCGCAGCTCCTCGACGCTGGACTTCAGCCTGGCCGAGCCCGCGCACGACGCCGCCACCGAGCTGCCCACGGTGGGGACGCACGACGCTGCCTATGTCCTGTATACGTCCGGCTCCACCGGCACGCCCAAGGGCGTGGTGATCGAGCATGGCCAGCTGGGCAACTACGTCGCCGCATCCGGCTCCGCGCTGGGCCTGTCGCAGTGCCGCCGCTTCGGCCTGGTGGCCTCGGTGGCGGCCGACCTGGGCAACACGGCGCTGTTCGGCGCGCTGTGCCATGGCGCCGCGCTGGTGGTGGCGGAGCCCGACGCGGTGCGCGACCCGCAGGCCTTCGCGCGCTATGTGGCGGGCTATGCCATCGATTGCCTGAAGATCGTGCCGTCTCACCTGTCGGCCTTGCTGGACGAGCCGCCGCAGGGCGCCGCGATACCGGCGACGCTGGTGCTGGGCGGCGAAGCCACGCCGGCCGCACTGGTGCGCGCGCTGCGCCGGGCCGCGCCGCGGTGCCGCATCTTCAACCACTACGGACCCACCGAGACCACCGTGGGCGTGCTGGTGCACGAGGTGCCGCCCGGTCCCGATCCGGAGGCCGGCGCGCAGCTGCCGCTGTCGCGCGTGCTGGACGGCAATACCGTGCTGGTGCTCAACGCGGCGGGGGATCTGGCCGCGACCGGCGAGTTGGGCGAACTGGCGATAGGCGGCGCCCAGGTGTGCCGCGGCTACCTGGGCGTGGCCGACGATGCCCGCTTCTTCCAGACGCCGCTGGCGCCGGGCCTGCGCCTTTACCGCAGCGGCGACCTGGCGCGCCGCCTGCCGCAGGGCGGACTGGTCCTGGCCGGGCGCGCGGATCATCAGGTGAAGATCCGCGGCTATCGCGTCGAACCGGCCGAGATCGAGGCGGCCGTGCAGTCGCTGCCCGAAGTGCGCCAGGCCGCGGTGCGGGCGCTGCCCGACGGCACGGGCGCCCTCCGGCTGGTGGCCTACGTGGCGGGGCCTTCCGACGATTCGGCTGCCAGCCGCCTGCGCGCCGCGCTGCAGGCCATCCTGCCTTCGCACATGGTGCCCGCGACCATCGTCACGCTGCCGCAGCTGCCGCGCCTGCCGAACGGCAAGCTCGACCCGGCGGCGCTGCCCGACCCGGACCACCACGCGGATGCGGGCTTGCACACGGCGCCTGAGGGCGATGTGGAGACCGTGCTGGCCGGATTGATCGCCGAGCTGCTCGAGCGCGATGCGGTCAGCGTCACGGGAGACCTGTTCGAGCAGGGCGCGGATTCGTTGATGGTGATCAAGCTGGTGGCGCGCATACGCCGCAGCCTGCAGCTGGAGGTGCAGCCGGGCGTGGTGTTCGACCACCCGACCGTGAGGTCGCTGGCGCAGGCGCTGACGGCGCAAGAGCCGAGCCCGGGACGCCTGGCGCAGGTGGCCGCCGCGCGCCGCCGGCTGGACGCGATGAGTCCGGCCGAGCGCGCCGCGCTGGCGGAGCGCGGCAGGTCCGCGGCATCCAGCGGCCAGGAGGCGGCGGCATGA